TAGGTGCAGGGGCCGCAGAGGGCTCTATTGACGCCTCCAACATGCTCAAGCCGGCATTGGCAAGAGGAGAACTCCGCTGCGTCGGCGCAACTACCCTAGGAGAATACCGGAAATATATAGAAAAGGACCCGGCGCTGCAGAGACGGTTTCAGCCTGTTCTCATTAAAGAGCCGTCTGTTGAGGATACCATCTCCATACTGAGGGGGCTGAAAGGTAAATATGAAGTCCATCATGGCGTAAAAATAAAGGACTCGGCGCTGATCTCAGCTGCAGTGCTATCTCACCGGTACATTACCGACAGATTTCTGCCGGACAAGGCAATCGACCTGATCGATGAGGCGGCATCAAAGCTCAGGATGGAGATCGACAGCATGCCTGTAGAGCTCGACGAAATCGAGCGCAGGATACGGCAGCTCGAGATCGAAAAACAGGCCGTGATGAGAGACGACGGCAAAGAATCAAAGGAAAAGCTCGAAAAGCTACAGAAGGGAATGTCAGTGCTCGAACTCCAGAGGGGAGAACTCAGGGCTCAGTGGCTGAGCGAAAAAGAGGTTATCTTCAAGATCCGCAATCTGAAAGAACAGATAGAAATGACGAAAAGCGAATCTGAAAAGGCAGAGCGGGAAGGAGACCTGGCAAAGGCAGCAGAACTGAGATATGGGAAACTCCTTGAACTTCAAAAGTCCCTCGAAGCTGAAAATGCCAGGCTCCTTGACGCTCAGCAGCAGAGAAAGATGCTCAAGGAGGAGGTCGATGAGGAGGATATAGCAGAGGTTGTTTCAAAATGGACGAATATCCCCGTGACAAAGATGCTTGAGGGCGAGATAAAGAAGCTGCTCCATATGGATGACCGCCTCAGATTGCGTGTTGTCGGACAGGACGAAGCGATCGAGGCCGTATCAAATGCGGTCAGAAGGGCGCGTGCAGGCATCCAGGATCCGAACCGGCCGATCGGGTCGTTCATATTCCTTGGACCGACCGGAGTCGGCAAGACCGAACTTGCAAAGGCCCTGGCCGAATTCCTTTTTGATGACGAAAACGCGATGATCAGAATCGACATGTCTGAGTATCAGGAGCGCCATACCGTCTCAAGGCTTATTGGAGCGCCACCCGGCTATGTAGGGTATGAAGAAGGCGGACAGCTGACAGAAGCGGTCAGAAGAAGGCCATACTCTGTTGTGCTTTTTGACGAAGTTGAAAAAGCGCATCCAGAGGTATTTAATCTTCTTCTTCAGCTTCTTGATGACGGCAGGCTCACGGATAGTCATGGCAAAACTGTGGACTTCAGAAATACTGTGGTCATTATGACATCCAACCTTGGAAGCGCGCACATTCAGGACATGCTCACAGAGAGGGAGAAAAACCCTTCTGCATACTGGATAGATAATTCAGGGCAGGAATTTAAAGATAAGATTATGCAGGATCTTAAGGCATTTTTCAGGCCCGAGTTCCTGAATCGCGTCGATGAGATCGTTATCTTCAATCCGCTCACAAAGAAGCTGCTCTCCCGGATCGTCGATATCCAGATTGAGCGGATGAAAAAGTACATCAAGGAAAAGAACATTGAGCTAAGGCTGACTGAAAGGGCAAAGGAATATTTTGCAGAGATAGGGTTTGATCCCATCTATGGAGCGAGGCCGCTCAAGCGAGTGCTTCAGAAGATGATCCTGAACGAGCTGGCAAAGAATATTCTTGACGGTTCCTTTCATGCTGGAGACACCGTTGATGTGGATGTCGAAAATGGACAGATAACTTTCAGCAAAACGGTCGCGGCTGATATTACATCATAAACAGCAGACGGCGGCTTACAGGGATGGACGGGACAGGCAGGGGAAAACTACCCTGCCTGTCCCGTCTGGCTGCTCCTTCCGGAGGATACAGACATGAGATCCTTTTTCCTGTTCAGCCAGTAATTTCTTTTCTTTTTATCGAAACGTTCTATGGCATGATGCCGAAGAAGATATCGCCCTCGCCGTACTGACCCTTGCCTGTTTTAAAAAAACCGGCAAGTATTTTGGCTTTTTCAGGATCGGCCAGATTCAGGAGACCTGCCTTCAGGTGCTGCAAGGGCTTCATCGGGGAATTAAGGAAGTTCTTTGTGAAGTTCTGTGCCAAACCGGGCGTTCAGTTCCCTGACAGCGAGAATAAATTGTTTTTTACCCTCATAGGTGTCGAGGTCAACGCCGCTCTTCAGCATCTCTTCCTTCAGGGCATCGATTGCCCTGAGATAGAGATCATCAGGAGCAAGGTAATCCTGGATCAGCTGTGCTTTTTCCTGCTCATTCTTGACATATATTTCTATTCCTGACATAGTGGCTCCTGTTTACTATGTTTGTATTGTCTTCTAAAAACATATTCTTTTGCAACTCATCGGCAACCGTCGGACTGAAATACGAGATTATGCTTGACAGTTTTTGTGTTTCCGGTTATGTTTTTAGTTGAAGAATAACTTTAAAAAAGGAGAGGTATTGTGCTGAATAAAAAACTTATACTATTATTTGAAATTGTCCTATTGAGCATAACTTCCTTTGCTCTTGCTCAAGAGCAGGAGATAAAGGAGTACAAAGTGCAGCAGGGCGACACACTTTGGGATATATCCCAAAAGGAACTGATTGACCCTTTCCTATGGCCAAAGGTCTGGAAAGAAAATCCTGACATTCCCAATCCTGACAGGATCATGCCTGGACAGATAATAAAGATCCCTCTTTATCTGTTACGGAAAGAGGCCCAGAAGGAAGAACCCGTCATGGCGCCGATCGTTGAAGCTGAGCCGCCAAAGGCTGCTCCTGCGCCGATTCCTGTTCCTGCTCCGCCGGCACCCAAGCCTCTTGTCAATGCTAATCTCTATATCTCAAGCGGCGAGATTGCAGGCACGGTAAACGAACAGGGGAAGGTCATCGGCTCGCCGTCGGGGAAGATTCTTTTAGGAGACCATGATATGGTCTTCGTGACAACAAAAGCGCCTCATAATCCTGGTGACCGTTTTTATACCCTAAGAAAAGGTCCGATCGTCAG
This is a stretch of genomic DNA from Nitrospirota bacterium. It encodes these proteins:
- the clpB gene encoding ATP-dependent chaperone ClpB, encoding MDNFTIKSQEAVQNAQRLAERKGHQQIDVEHLLWSLLDDEGGVALEILRKVGVNAALLKKDVETALDRMPKVISATPVGQIYITPKLKEVFEAAKKEAERLKDEYVSVELLLIAVLSVSCPSSDILKKYGLDPAKLLSALQEIRGTQRVTDQNPEEKYQALKKFSKDLTELASKGKLDPVIGRDEEIRRVVQVLSRRTKNNPVLIGDPGVGKTAMAEGLAQRIVAGDVPETLKDKKVVALDMGALIAGAKFRGEFEDRLKAVIREIEEAEGRIILFIDELHTLVGAGAAEGSIDASNMLKPALARGELRCVGATTLGEYRKYIEKDPALQRRFQPVLIKEPSVEDTISILRGLKGKYEVHHGVKIKDSALISAAVLSHRYITDRFLPDKAIDLIDEAASKLRMEIDSMPVELDEIERRIRQLEIEKQAVMRDDGKESKEKLEKLQKGMSVLELQRGELRAQWLSEKEVIFKIRNLKEQIEMTKSESEKAEREGDLAKAAELRYGKLLELQKSLEAENARLLDAQQQRKMLKEEVDEEDIAEVVSKWTNIPVTKMLEGEIKKLLHMDDRLRLRVVGQDEAIEAVSNAVRRARAGIQDPNRPIGSFIFLGPTGVGKTELAKALAEFLFDDENAMIRIDMSEYQERHTVSRLIGAPPGYVGYEEGGQLTEAVRRRPYSVVLFDEVEKAHPEVFNLLLQLLDDGRLTDSHGKTVDFRNTVVIMTSNLGSAHIQDMLTEREKNPSAYWIDNSGQEFKDKIMQDLKAFFRPEFLNRVDEIVIFNPLTKKLLSRIVDIQIERMKKYIKEKNIELRLTERAKEYFAEIGFDPIYGARPLKRVLQKMILNELAKNILDGSFHAGDTVDVDVENGQITFSKTVAADITS
- a CDS encoding LysM peptidoglycan-binding domain-containing protein; translation: MLNKKLILLFEIVLLSITSFALAQEQEIKEYKVQQGDTLWDISQKELIDPFLWPKVWKENPDIPNPDRIMPGQIIKIPLYLLRKEAQKEEPVMAPIVEAEPPKAAPAPIPVPAPPAPKPLVNANLYISSGEIAGTVNEQGKVIGSPSGKILLGDHDMVFVTTKAPHNPGDRFYTLRKGPIVRHPVTNNILGYLVEITGIAEIKKSEYDGQTPAQIIESYSDVNIGDILVAYQKEAPPVVSEVECRTPKVSGYVVEARQRRVNNGQFDIVYLDKGKKDDIKVGDLLKTANKGKFTVTNGLIQVIKVQDSTSVAIVRQSTDAISRGNLITEAEKKGKFSFCSNR